Sequence from the Crassostrea angulata isolate pt1a10 chromosome 9, ASM2561291v2, whole genome shotgun sequence genome:
GAATAGCGAAAAGCGAATAGAACTCCAACTTTTGAATGCCATGGGCACATATGTTTCAAAACTGTCGTATTCTTTTGTTTGTTGAAAAAGAACACAAGTTGGCATAAAAGATTAGTACAGGGTTTATTGTTTTCTATGAGTTAAATGTTTCTATGAATTCTTATCAACCTGATGAAATGTTTAACACGGTTCTAGCGCGCATTCCTCGTAAGGCTTTACGCACCTGATGTGACCCGCATTTTATGACTTCGAATCGCTGTAATGGTTACAAATACTTCTTTGTGCAGACATTTTGCTGAttaataaagctttaaagtttgaatttttaagttttcaatTCTTTAGGTAATAGACAAAAATCTGAATTACAGGGTAACGGGAATATGCGTTAAAGTACGTGATTGCGAGAAAGAGTGACGTCGACATGGTCATTGTAAATACAGTCACAAGTTTTGTTCATAGCCTTAATATCtatgaattgaaatatgttggcaatatttatttattagataTTAATCATGTATACAGATGTCTTTGTCAGACGTCAAATGGCAACAGGTGTAATTAAATCGTGTATTTGTCAGTGTTGTGTGTTTTACGCAATGGTTTATAGATTTTCTAGAAGAGTGCGTTTCTAATATATAAAAAAGCCCTTAAAATAGACACAGAAAAGAATATAAGAATACATTTACGCTCTCTATAAGAAATTTCTTAATGCTTTACCCTAATcacgtttaaattaaaaaaatctttacccAAGTCATGAACTTGCTTTACCCTTATCATAGTAGAACATTTTCCGTGCTTTTTCGCTCTGGTAAGGAAAGATTTCGCGAATGTTTTGCAATTGATACGTTTGTAAACTCCAAATCCTCTAAATCAGTTTATTTATATTGTCAAATGATCCCGACAAATGCGTAAATTTAGTGTAAAATAATTGAAGCGTGCTTCCCTATCGCTATCTTGGACTATGGTAAAGTGCGTTACCCTAGTCCGTTTCTACACAGTATATATACTATAAACATAATTAGGTCATTTGTTTTCCcttcatttattaatttatctAGGGTATTAATTATTCTGCAACAATAAAGAACTGAACGATTGCATAAATGAATCAATTTTATCAATCAATTCAATCATCGATATATCTTCTATTTTTAAGCAATGCAtcttttagaattaaatgataaacaataaagaacaTTCGGCTTCAATGACACTCAATATTTCTCGAGTGTAACTCGTATATTACATAGTCTGTTAAATAAATTGGAGTTATTGGACTTTGTACTTGATGTCACGGTCTCAATACGAAGAAAGGAAATACATGTCAATGGAATACCCAGGATAAATCACTCCGAGAATTGTTCTCACATTACAATTATTCTCACATTACACAGAACAGTATTTcaagacaaaataaaatatgaaaaaataaactattgtatatatttgtttttctctatgtacatttatatacacTCAAAGGTTTAAATGATTTAATCATCTTTTGTACTTTGTCTTTTCAATCTGCCTTCATTATTTGGCCAGTGAAGTTGCTTATGTATAGTTGTTAAATATTCTCTGTTAACCTATTAAACGCATTATATTATACCATAACACTTTCCACTTTTAACAAAATCCAGCcttaataaatatgataattgCTAATTTAACTCCAAAAAATAACGTGCAAACTCATGCTATTTCAACTCAGTCTGTATTTAATGACACATATACATTTCTGatctttataattaaataaactaaatTGAAAAGCATATCAAATAAATGACTGCGCAATGTTAAATAATGTCAGAATCAGAAGCATGCATCTAGAGTTGACTTTCTTCTGTAATCACATTCTCATTTCGGACAAGACCGTCACATTctgtagagaaaaaaaaaccaaaggctCATAAGCAACGAATGTTTTGCAATATAGTTACTATTATAATGCTTCAGATTATTATTAAACATTGACGATGGGACATAGATGTATGTTATTTAGgagtaagacaaaaaaaaaaaatagggaaaCGAAGAGGCCCTTTTGTCAAATCTCTAAGTCAAACAGCAATGTCCGAAAAGTATCTAACTAGCTTCACCTTGTCAATGCAAATACAACACAAtacaaaacaaattataaacagCAGCCAAAAAAATCCAAGAAATTATTATACTTCTTCGTACTCGATTGCCTATTTCGCAAACTGTCTGTATAAGCCACGGACATCTGATATTATAagctttttcttaaaaaataaaaactgattTAAGAGGCTGGATGGTCATCAAATTACCATTCAGATCTGACCTACACTTTGATATATGGTATTTTAGGCAATGGACAATTATTTAGAGAAACCAATTCCAATCATTTggatttcatatttaaataccCTCCTATATTTATGTACAGAGTTTTTTGTCCAAAGGAAGTTAATATAGTGTATAAATGGCAACGACCATCCATCCATCTTAATATAATATTCTTTATGTACATGGCCTTGAGAACAAACATTGAGAAAATGACCACtttttttggtataaattttTGCATTCAGCCGTGGTCCAAGGGACCATAGTTTTCAACATTGCATATTTCGTGTTTTTATATAGCAAAATTACCAACTCTTTTGACCTGTAGTTAAAcgaaaggattttttaaaaatatgccgtatgttttcctttgtacatttctatttaccccccccccccagttgatattttttaacatttggtCTATTgtaggcaatttttttttttcaaattgccaAGAAGTTGTTTTTCTGGTTGAGGAGAATGAAATCCACTCGGTTTTCACCTTATATTAACCTTATACCACCTATTTAAAATCATGACTAATCATTTGAAAAAACCCCATTTGAATGCCCCTTAATTGCGGATGATTTGTTGGAAGtaacaaaacttgaaaaaattGCAGACAGACTGATAAAGTCAATATAGAGGTAAAGATGGGTAAACGGTGGACAAAATATATAACAAGGAAATCTCACCAGAGCTTAGAGCTCTGatggaaaaagaaaacagttaaCTTTCAAAGTAGCATTTCTGTTCCATTTTTGTAATTCTATCATTCAAGAATCAGATGTTTAgttattaacattattttttgaatataaagaaaattacgGGTTTTCCAAGAcatcaaaaatcaaatattttataaaaattattactttaaaaattacactattaataatttaaatatataccaTAATGATCCTGTCTGTAAAGTCCTTCAATTTTGTTCTCCTCAACGAAATGTTGTATCATCTGCTTGATTTGCACATCGGGATCCTTTGACAGGGTAAAGATCACGTGATAGCGGTATTTGATGGGGCTACAGGTAAGCGGTTTTTCGGGATCACCAGAGTATATGTGCCTGTTGTACCAGTATACATTGATCACGCTGAACGGTTCCTCTTCCGTATAACGATGCTCAACGATGTCCCTACCACAGAGGCCTTTATAAACCAACAGATAAACCATCATGTATTGGCGCTCTAACCCCTTCCCCTAAAAAAAGCTGTACATGGTTATGGCCATTTTTAGTCTATGTTTATCTCCTTGAAATGAAGAGCCCTGTATACAGGAATAGGGAAATGTTtagattttaaactttgactatTTGGAATTTTGGTCCACTGTTAAAGAATAGttaagagtaaaaaaaatatcactctTATTATATTAAGATAGATCTGATGAGTATTTTGTTGGCCACCCCGCCTCCTTGGTTTTGAATTTAGTATAAATGCTGATATTATATTGGTATTTAATCAAAAGCATGAACGtgattattgatttatcataaatgttttattaaatgcgttaaaaaagaaacacgatt
This genomic interval carries:
- the LOC128162054 gene encoding uncharacterized protein LOC128162054, which codes for MANIKLLFILCLAVLMVTQSNATSRPLGGYVYLTNKPKTEDQFIYVQFEIGSQAKSTNYEIRHNENGCYNLTNLVVESIGSMGSHDWLEVTFGDCLCGRDIVEHRYTEEEPFSVINVYWYNRHIYSGDPEKPLTCSPIKYRYHVIFTLSKDPDVQIKQMIQHFVEENKIEGLYRQDHYECDGLVRNENVITEESQL